The following are encoded together in the Methylorubrum sp. B1-46 genome:
- a CDS encoding amino acid permease translates to MTSSLLRRKPLRREPDGERRLARTLSWPHLVALGVGAIVGTGILTLIGVGAAKAGPAVIFSFAIAGAICACAALAYAEMATMIPVSGSAYTYSYVVLGELLAWIIGWSLILEYSLVVSAVAVGWSGYAAPLLESLFGFPKPLMQGPEAGGIVNLPAVAIIVLVAVLLLRGTRESATLNAALVLVKIAALIVFVAFALPAFEATHLEPFNPFGFSKGVGADGVERGIMAAAAIIFFAFYGFDAIATAAEETRNPGRDLMIGIVGSMAACVLIYVAVAVAAVGAVSYTRFAGSPEPLALILRELGRPLVAQYLAASAVIALPTVILAFFYGQSRIFFTMARDGMLPQGLAQVSPAGTPVRITLFTAAVVTVLAGLVPLGELAALANAGTLAAFIAVAACMLVMRVRAPKAPRTFRAPMPWLIGSITILGCGYLFFSLPTTTQLWFAVWNVFGLMFYALYGRRHAVAAAG, encoded by the coding sequence ATGACGTCCAGCCTCCTTCGCCGCAAGCCCTTGCGCCGGGAGCCCGACGGGGAGCGACGGCTGGCTCGGACGCTGAGCTGGCCCCACCTCGTGGCGCTCGGTGTCGGCGCGATCGTCGGAACCGGCATTCTCACGCTGATCGGCGTCGGGGCGGCCAAGGCCGGGCCGGCGGTCATCTTCTCCTTCGCCATCGCCGGCGCGATCTGCGCCTGCGCCGCACTGGCTTACGCCGAGATGGCGACGATGATCCCGGTCTCGGGCAGCGCCTATACCTACAGCTACGTCGTGCTCGGCGAGTTGCTGGCCTGGATCATCGGCTGGAGCCTGATCCTCGAATACTCGCTCGTGGTGAGTGCGGTGGCGGTCGGCTGGTCCGGCTACGCCGCACCGCTCCTCGAAAGCCTGTTCGGTTTTCCCAAGCCGCTGATGCAGGGACCGGAGGCGGGCGGCATCGTCAATCTTCCGGCCGTCGCGATCATCGTCCTGGTCGCCGTGCTGCTTCTGCGCGGCACCCGCGAGAGCGCCACGCTCAACGCCGCCCTGGTTCTGGTGAAGATCGCCGCGCTGATCGTCTTTGTGGCCTTCGCCCTGCCGGCTTTCGAGGCCACCCATCTCGAGCCGTTCAATCCGTTCGGCTTCTCCAAGGGCGTGGGCGCCGACGGGGTCGAGCGCGGCATCATGGCCGCGGCCGCGATCATCTTCTTCGCTTTCTACGGCTTCGACGCGATCGCCACCGCCGCGGAGGAGACGCGCAATCCCGGCCGCGACCTGATGATCGGCATCGTCGGGTCGATGGCGGCCTGCGTCCTGATCTACGTCGCGGTGGCCGTCGCCGCGGTGGGGGCCGTCTCCTACACCCGCTTCGCCGGCAGTCCGGAGCCACTGGCGCTGATCCTGCGCGAACTCGGCCGGCCGCTGGTGGCGCAGTACCTCGCGGCCTCCGCCGTGATCGCTCTGCCCACCGTCATCCTCGCCTTCTTCTACGGGCAGAGCCGCATCTTCTTCACCATGGCCCGCGACGGGATGCTGCCGCAGGGCCTGGCTCAGGTCTCGCCGGCCGGAACGCCGGTGCGGATCACCCTCTTCACCGCCGCCGTCGTGACCGTCCTCGCCGGGCTCGTTCCGCTGGGCGAACTCGCGGCACTCGCCAATGCCGGGACGCTGGCAGCCTTTATCGCGGTCGCGGCCTGCATGCTGGTGATGCGCGTCCGCGCGCCCAAGGCGCCGCGCACCTTCCGCGCCCCGATGCCCTGGCTGATCGGCAGCATCACGATTCTCGGCTGCGGATACCTGTTCTTCAGCCTGCCCACGACGACCCAGCTCTGGTTCGCGGTCTGGAACGTGTTCGGGTTGATGTTCTACGCCCTCTACGGCCGCAGGCACGCGGTGGCCGCGGCCGGTTAG